The Balaenoptera acutorostrata chromosome 2, mBalAcu1.1, whole genome shotgun sequence genomic sequence CTGAAGGGCTGGGCATGTGCCAGTCTGTGTACCTGTaaatgtgtgtgcctgtgcatgAGTGCATTgcacatgtgagtgtgtgtatacatatgtatgcacatgtgtgtCTGAGTTAACGTATTTGCATGTGCACTTGTgagtgtttgcatgtgtgtggcTATGAGAGGGGCGCTGCACACAGATGTGAGGAAATAGGGTCACTTCCCCAGGAACCCCGGCTGCCCCCtcttcctgcccccaccccctgccccgggagaGGCCCCAGCTCCATAAAGAGGGCCCGGAGCCCTGAATGCCCCTGTTGTTCCATTCCACACCTGCCCACGCTGCCTCCCAGGCCTGTTCCAGAAGGAGGGGGCCAAAAGCATCAGGTACTCAAGGGTCTTCTGCCTCCAAACCACCCAGGAGCAGGTACTggtgtggaggagggagggtgggcatTAGGAGGCTGCAGCCCCCTCCCTAGAGGTGCAGGGGTACAGGGGTGTGTGGTCCTGCCCACTGAGCCCCTTCTAGATACAGGCTCACTCAGGGGTAGCTGATCTAGAAGGAGCACTGGTCTGGGACGTGGGAAGTGGCCACAAGGCTGTCTCCAAGTGTCCCAGGTGCCCgagtgtggttgtgtgtgtgcctTACAGTATCTGTGGGCCTCGCTGCACATGGTGCCACCCTGAACGGACACCTGGGCTCACCCCACGCCCCCAGCCAGGATGTGCAGAGGACGTGGGAGTGCTGGAACAAGAGGGAGGAGCAGCCTGGAGGATAGGCCTCAGCCCCTGGCACAGCTGGAccagtggcgggggtgggggtgggggcgcaAAGGAGCATGGCAGTGGTCCTTTGTGGAGACAGAGGGACCAGAGCCCCTGTTCAGGATGTGGAGGAAGGGGGGGCCCACTGTTGGGGAGTCTGGAACTGATGGGGCTGGGGGCTTCAGGGGCTGGAGGCTGACAGAGCCGTTTGGTCTGGGGATGGATGGGATTAGGGGATGATGAGGAGGCTAGACTaggaggctgggggctgagggccACTGGGTCTAGGGGCCTGGGGAACTGTGAGCTGATGGGGGACTGGAGTGGCTGAGGAGCTGGGGGGCCAGGCAGGCTGCAGGCCCAGCCCCTGGTGGGCCCCTGGCATGCTGGAAATAGGAATCCAGCAACCCGGGTGCTGCAAGGTGGGAGCAGGCATCTGAGGTGAGGCCCAGACTCTGAGTGAGGCTGGTCCGTTTTCTGGTTGGCCCTACGAAGGCAGCTCACCCAGTGGACTCCCTGTGGCTCTCAGGGCCTGGGGTGAGGTCCCCAGAGGCTGGGTAAGGGGCACAGCTTGCACGGCGCCGGGCTTTCCTAgagagctgggggagggcaggagggctggccctgctccaggccacagggacctaGAGTCAGGTTTTGGGGGGAGCCAGGGCATGTGCTCAGCCAGAGAAGGCGACCCCTCGTCTGTCCTTGTAGGGTCTATCCTCTGGCTGCAGAGGCCCCGGCCTCTTGCTGATCCCTCCTAGGGCAGGGTCAGGACCCTGGGTGAGGGCGGCGCTCCTGGAGGGGCTCCAGGTGCCACTCTACACCCTCCCAACCCACCAGCCCTTGCCCCCATTACCCTCGCCCCAGGTTGAGCTCCTGCTCATGGCCTGCAGGTCCCATCCCCCGCCCCTATGACCAACATGAGCTGGAGCTTCCTGACGCGGCTGCTGGAAGAGATCCACAACCACTCCACGTTCGTGGGCAAGGTATGGCTCACGGTGCTGGTGGTCTTCCGCATCGTGCTCACGGCGGTAGGCGGTGAGTCCATCTACTCCGACGAGCAGACCAAGTTCACGTGCAACACGCGGCAGCCGGGCTGCGACAACGTCTGCTACGACGCTTTTGCACCCCTGTCCCACGTGCGCTTCTGGGTTTTCCAGATTGTGGTCATCTCCACGCCCTCCGTAATGTACCTGGGCTATGCCGTGCACCGCCTGGCCCGCGCCTCACAGGACGAGCGCCGCCGCGCCTCTCGCCGCCGACCAGGCCGCCTCGCGCCCCGCGCACCCCTGCCGTTGCCCCCACCGCCCCACCCGGGCTGGCCCGAGCCCGCAGACCTGGGCGAAGAGGAGCCCATGCTGGGCCTGGGTGAAGAGGACGAGGAGCCGGGGGCGGCCGAGGGCCTGGGCGAAGATGATGAGGCTGAGGACGCGGGTGCAGCCAAGGGCGCAGGAGGGGACCCAAAGGCGACTGGGGTCCCAGGCCCGGCAGGTCAGCATGACGGGCGGCGGCGCATCCAGCGCGAGGGCCTAATGCGTGTGTACGTCGCCCAGCTGGTGGCGCGGGCCGCCTTCGAGGTGGCCTTCCTGGTGGGCCAGTACCTGCTGTATGGTTTCGAGGTGCGGCCCTTCTTCGCGTGCAGCCGCCAGCCCTGCCCGCACGTGGTTGACTGCTTCGTGTCACGACCCACTGAGAAGACAGTCTTCCTGCTGGTCATGTACGTGGTCAGCTGCCTCTGCCTGGTGCTCAACCTCTGTGAGATGGCGCACCTGGGCCTGGGCAGCGCGCAAGACGCTGTGCGCAGCCGCcgccccctgcccaccacccctgGCCCCATGCCTCGCCAGCAGCCCTGTGCTCTGCCCGCCGCGCCTTCGGGCCTGGCCTGCCCGCCAGACTACAGCCTGGTGGTGCGCGCGGCTGAGCGCGCACGCACCCACGATCAGGACCTGGCCAACCTGGCACTGCAGGCGCTGCAGGACCGGCGGTCGCTTGGGGACCTCGACAGCCCACCAGGCCCTGGCCTTCCAGCAACCGCCCGGGGGCCCCCGAGGGCCGGCGCCCCTGCCTCCGGGTCGGGCAGTGCCACGTCGGGGGGCACTGCCGGGGGCCAGGGCCGGCCAGGGGCCAAACCCAGGATGGGCTCTGAGAAGGGCAGTGGGAGCAGCAGCAGGGAGGGTAAGACCACCGTGTGGATCTGAGGCCTGCCTTGGCTgctgtccctcctccctcctcaccagGGCCGAGGTGGAGGGCTCTGGAGGAAGTCTAGGGGCTGGACACCGCCTAAGGGGCAGAGCACaacctgccctcctcctccccctcaggTGGCTGCTCTCCCCCTCGGGAGGGGGCGGAGGGCACCAGCCTGCTCTGCATCACTGCCCCGCCCTGCCTGAGCCCCATCTTCATCCAGGATAGGGTGGGGAAGGTAGGCCTGGGAATCACGAATGGTCCCCAGCTCTGATCCATAAGCCCTGATGGGTAGGTGGGACTGCGGCTGGGGCATTTCCACCCTCCCAGAGCCACCCAGCTGGCCACCTCAGGACAAGGCCACCCTCCAGGAGAGAGCGCCACCCCCTCCTGCCCCGCTTTCCCTGCAGTAGCCCATGTGTAACTGCCCAGGGGTGCTTGGCCTGGGTCTTGGGGAGTACTGTGCTTGTCCTCACTCCCTGCCCAGCAAATGGGGCTCTTTTCCTAGCACCCACACTCTTCTAGCCCAGGTTCTGGTTCTTGCAGAGCTGAAAGCAATGCCAGGTCTTCCTTGTACAGAAGGGAAAACAGAGACCACAGTGGGCAGAGGCCCCTGCGCCCAGCCCTGGTCTGTACCACCTCCTGCCTCACCCCCACTAGGCCCCAAGCATGAGCTGCCTCGAGTGCCAGGTGGACCTGCACCCTGCttcctgttccctgcccagacagatcTGGGGCTCAGGCCCTGCTTGGGCCCCGGGGTGGATGGGACCATGCCCTCTCCAGCTCCTGTGCTGGCCTGGCGTGGCCCCTTCCTCTGGGACATACTTGAAGTTCTGAAGCGACATCGGCCCCCCTTGCCACTCAGACCAACAGGATGGTGGTGAGGGGCTACGGCTTTGCGCATGCTAGGGGAAGGCACTCTGAGGCTCCCGCCACAGCCTCTTCCCTCCAGCCCCCTCTCCAATTCAGACACAGCCTCCAAAGGGAGTGAAATAAAACTAACTCTTCTTTACAaccacatgtgtatgtgtatgaatgTCCGCATgaacgtgtgtgtgtgcttgtgtatgtATGTGGGAGTGtggtgtgtgcacatatgtgtgagtacacatatatgcatgtgtgtacgtGTCCACCGCTGGCCTCTGGGGACACATGGCTCAGCTCTAGGATGGCTGGGAGAGGAAACCACTTTGCAGGGGCCATCCGGGGAGCAAGGCCCAGGTTGAGCCCCTGCAGCTCCTTGGAGACACTGGTgacactctgtgccaggcaacaGGCTCGGCCCAGAGGGGAGGGATATGGCTGAATGAGAACAAAGAACAGCCAGGCCTGCATGCTTAGAACCCAAGGTGGTACCTCAAAGGACAGAGGGGCAGTCCTGTCTCAGGCCCCGGCATTATCCAGATGCTGGCCAGAGCCTGCGGTGGTAGCTTTGGTGGGGAGCAAAGGTGAGCACAGCTGGGGAAACAGCTGCTGCCATCAAGGAGCCACCTTGGTATAGACTTCAGTCACCCTACTGTCTCCCAGCTTCCCTCAGGCCCAAGGCAGGCCCTGAGAGCTTCTCCCAGATTGCAAACCCTCCCTGGGGGCCCAGGGCCAAGCCCCAAGCCTGGGTGAACCCCAACCCAGACTGCCTCTGGTCAGATGCCAAATGCAGGCTGAGTCCCTTTCCTTTGTGGGGTCTGACTGGCTGATCCCGGGTTCcaggtgagccccaccccaagGTGAGCCTTGCCCCCAGGTAAGCCCCACCCCCATGAAGTCCCAGATGTCAATGCTGGAAGCAGAGCCTCAGAAGGAAAGCCAATCCAGATCCAGAGCAGGGACTCACCACTCGCCTCTCCAAGAGAAGAAAGTCCATGGAACTGGCATCCCTGCATTTGGGGCTGTGCTCCTGGCAGTGTCGTCATGAGGAATACTGGGTTTCTGTGGTGGGGAACATGCTGTCCAGCCGTGCCTGGCTCCCATCAGTGTGACTGGGTGCAGTGAGCGGCAGAGCTGGTGAAGGACATCTGCAAGGCACTATTGTTGTCTGACACCCTTGCCGCGGCCCCTCCAtagcctccctgcctcccgtGTCCCTGAGAGCAGCCTCCTGCAGCCAGTAGAGGGCCTGGAGGACATCAGGACCTCAGGGAGATAAGTGAGCATTCCAGGTGGggaatagtgggagactttaggGTTCAGAACCACCCTAGTGGCTGGAGAGGGCTGGTGAGGAAGGCAGGTGTCCACTCCGAGCAGGGCCCAGAGGTTGGCCTCGATTCTGATGGTCAGTGCTCCCACATCTCAAGGCCATGAGGCACACTTGATGGTGACAGGGTCCCACAAGGGGTGGAAGGTGGGGCATGGGCCCTCAGCATCTGCCTGAAAAGAAGCCTTAAGCCAGCAGACAGGGAGACCCTGGGCAGGTTTGTGTTTGGGGAAGAACATTCTGGATTTCACTGTGACAGTGTCCCGGGAAGCCTCCCCCCATCCACAGAGAGGGAGCTTTAGGTCAAGTTCAAGGGGTCAGGACCTCATTCTCTGGGCCCTTCCTGAACAAAGTAACATTAGGATCTCACCCTCTATAACTCGGGTTGGGCTCCTGGTGTAGTTGCAGCCTGGGAGTGTCTGGTGAGGCCAGGGCTGGCTCAACGATTTCCTCACTCATTGAGCTGGGGGTTCATGCTGGGGTCCTTCGAAGTGGTTTGCACCTCCTTGTAGCATGGCGGCCCAAGAGGACCCAGCAAAGGCCAACTGACTCTTATCACCAGCCCTAAAGTCATATCGCTTCACATCACAGCAGTCACAGGCCTGCAGGATCCCTCTCAATGGGCCAGTGTCAAATTTTAAGGGCATGTGGAATAGAGAGCCTCTGTTGGCCTTGGTCCGCTGGCCCCCCTAGCCACGTGTGAAGCCCTTCAGTACCCCTCCCGCCCACACACACAGGGGCACGTGATCTTGGGGCCTCTGCAGCCACTGCCCCCTTCTTTTACCACAGTTCTGATATCGGTCCATAATTCGCCCCATACTATTTAGCCTGCCCAGTTTCTATCATCTCAGTCCCTCCACTCCTAATTGGTTTAGATACAATTTGAGGCAGCTGCGTCAGTGGGAGCAGGACACTGCCCAGGGGCTCCTGGGGAAATCTATTTGCTGCGTGTCTGTGACATGGAAGTCAGATGTGGGTCAAGCTGTGAGTCTCCATGCTCAGTGGGTTGGTCCAACACCAATCTAGATGTTGGGGTGAAGGTGTgcttttagatgagattaacattgacAATCTGTGGACTTTGATAAAGCAGACCATCCTCCCTAATGTGGGTTGCCCTCATCCAATCAGGTGATGGCCTTAAGAACAAAGACTGAGGTTCCCAAAGAAGAAGTGATTCTCCCTCCAGACTGCCAGTGATGATTATATTTATGGGTCAGCTTGACTGGGCCCTGGGGTGCCCAGAACAAGCATGATTCTAGGTGTGTCTATGAGGGTGATTCTGGATGAGATTCACACTGAATCTGCacactgagtaaagcagatggccctccccaGTGCGGGTGGGCCTTGGCCAGTCAGGTGAAGGCTtgagtagaacaaaaaggtgAAGAGAGAACTCCGGCCTGACAGTTTGAGCAAGCACACTGGTCTCCTGTCTTCAGGCTCAGACTCAGGCTAGAACTCTCCTGAGTCTCTAGCTTGTAGATGGCAGACCTTGGGACTCCTCAGCCTCCATAGTTgagtgagccaattccttataataaatctctatcgaattggttctctttctctggagaaccctaactaatCAACATCCCATCAGCCAGAGGTTGTTAAAAGGGCATCCCAGCTGTGAGGAAAACTGCAAATGGAGGCTCTATTCTGGGAGGTATCTCAGTCAGCTCAGCCTGTGTAACAAATACCGTAGACTGGGGGCTCAAACAACAGACATCTATTTCTCATAGTACTGGAAACTGGAAGTCCGAGACCAAGGTGTCAGCACCTGAGGCCACTCTCCTTGGTGtgtagacagctgtcttctccctgtgtcctcgcATGGTCTTCCCTTTGTGTgagtctgtgtcctcatctcctcttcttataaggaaaccagtcctattggattagggcccaccccagtgacctcatttgaccttaatcacctctttaaagaccccatctccaaatacagtcccattctgaggtcctgggcaTTAGGGCTCCAtaatgtgaatttggggggatgcAATACAACCCATATTAGAAGGCAGATGCCTAACTAAAAGCTCAGTCACCACAGAAGGGGATCCTAACGCATAAGCCTCCTGTCTCAGGAACTTAGGGGCCTGGACGCACCACTGGGGTCCTGTATGTTTTGTGAGCTTTCGATGGGGGTGacttaggattttctttttaacatctttattggagtatatttgctttacaatggtgtgttagtttctgctttataacaaagtgaatcagttatacatatacatatatccccatatctcttccctcttgcgtctccctccctcccaccctccctatcccacccctctaggtggtcacaaaccaccaagctgatttccctgtgctatgaggctgcttctcactagctatctattttacgtttggtagtgtatatatgtccatgccactctctcactttgtcagtttacccttccccctccccgtatcctcaagtccattctctagtaggtctgtgtctttattcccgtcttgcccctaggttcttcatgactttttttttttcccttagattccatatatatgtgttagcgtacagtatttctttttctctttctgacttacttcactctgtacgacagactctaggtccatccacctcagtgaCTTAGGATTTACTGTCATGTCCTCCCAACTGATGTCACTGGCCATCCCAGGCTAGGGGAGCCAACCTCTGTGTCATACACGTTCCTACCTCTAACACCAATTTCTTGATGTTCTGAACCACCATAACCATGATCTCATGCCTGAGCCCCGATACCCTAACGGGGTGTCCATCTCCCACCTATGACATAGTATCTAATATGCTCAAGTCTGTTAACTCTCAGAGGTGGAACCCAGCCACTAAACTTGGCACTTAATGCTCACTTAACTACTTAAAAAAATCCTCTCAGTGCCTGTATGGCCATGAGGCTGGAGAGCTGAACTGGGGTGCAAAGCCATCGACCCTCGCCCCCCATCTTCTGTGCTCTGGAGCAGGCTGGTGGGTTGAGCCCCGGCCTCCCCATCCCTGCTTCACTGCCTGGTGGGGTCCTCGGACTGTGTGGGGCCCACCCAGGTCTGTAtaggggcagggccaggccaggggAGTGGCTGGAGAAGGATCAGACCGAATGGCCTTGTCTCATTCTCATCCGTTTCCATGGCTGGAGCCAACTCGCTGGCTGCTCAGGGAGATCGTGGAGGGCTTCAGGGAGGGGGGTGCCCAGAATGGGGGCAGCTTCCTTCTTCTGGCTTTGGGAAGGGAGGAGGCCATGAGGAGAGAATAACAGGAAACAACCCCTGGCCTGGCAGCAGCTGGGAAACAGGGTCTGGGACCCCCATGTCTGCTGATTTTCCAGCTCTCAGATCCCCACCCCTCCCGACAGCTTCAGGGCCCATGGCCTCAGAGGGAGGAGATGCAGATGGGATCCAGCAGCAACCTATGCCCCCAGCTGGACCCAGGCCAATGAGTGGGGTTCCTTGGGAGCGTCCTGAGGCCAGTCCACAGTTCCCTCCACCTAGACCTGTAGGCATGAGAAGCTGCAGTGAGAGGACCTGGGAAGGAGCAGTAGCCAGGCCATGCCCACATGCAGGGGTCCCCGCTGTCGGGCTGGCCAGGCTGGTGCAGAGatctgggaagccttcctggaggagggagccTGAAGCAGTGCTGGTTGGCAGACTCTAGAATGGTGGGAGGTGTTGCCTGCTCTGTTCAAGAGGCAGCCGCCAGCTGAGTGTGGCTCTGGACATTTCAGTGTGGCCCATTCAGTAAGGAGCTAAAAGTTTCATTTGACTTCATTTGAGTTAATTTGCATTTAAACAGCCCCAGGTGGCAGCAGCGGCCCTGCTGGACCAAGTGGGCTGGGCTTGGCACTGGACTGGGAACATCAGGTAAGGTTCCGGGTGGCCCTGGGTCAGCCTGCTGGCCCTTCCCACAGGCTGTGCTGGTGGGAAGCAGGTTTTCTGCTGGCCAAGGGATGGGCTGATGTGAGGCTGGAGGAATgcagctccccccccccccatgttgTCCTCGAATGGTTTCCTCCCTGACCTCACAGGACTGACAGGGAGGTGCTGGGTCACCCTAGGAACACAGGCCCAACAGAGGAAGACCTTTTCCATGAAAGGCCAGTGGAACTGCATTCCAGGCCTGGCTGCTCACAACCAGGAAGCCGACTGGGAGGGGACCAAGGGCCTGGAAAACCCTAGGGAGTTCTGGTCAAccagtttatgttaatgaggtgacttttgaaaAGCCCCTAAGGacgggggctggttgccagaaaCAACCgtgtgattagagggttagagctttcagccccaccccttgacctctggggaggagtgatgggctggaggttgaatcaacaGCCAATGGccaataatttaatcaatcaCATCTAGGTAACGAAGCCTCCGTAAAATCCCAAAAGGactgggtttggagagcttctgggttggggaacacatggagatttggggagagtgtgGTGTGCTCAGAGCGCATGGAAGCTCCatgccccttcccacataccttgctctttgctctcttccatctggctgttcctgagttatatcctttcatAACAAATCAGTAATCTGGtaggtaaaatgtttctctgagttctgtgagccactctaataaattaattgaacccaaggagaggGCTGttggaacctctgatctatatagctggttggtcagaagcacaggtgacaacctggacttcgacttgcatctgaagtggggggggggagagtGTGAGTGTATGAGAGAGTGTGTGTGGCAGTCTCATGGGATCtcatgctatctccaggtagatggattaaaaattgagttaaattgtaagGCACCtagctggtgtcacagaattgTGTGGTGTGGGGgaaccccccacacacacatttagTGATCAGAAGTGAAGGGTAGTGTGAGAGTATAGGATACACAGGAGTGTCTGTTCTACAAAGGAACTGAAAGCAAAGTTGTACACCCgtcttcacagcagcattattcaaaacagCCAATGGGTGGAAGCAACACAACTGtccatcagtgggtgaatggataatccaaatatggtatatacatacaatggaatatcattcagccctTAAAAACGCTGACACATGCTACATCATGGTGGACCCTGGTAGACacgagccagtcacaaaaggacaaatactgcatgactcCACTTCTATGAGTTTCCCAGAGGAGTCAGGTTCATAGGGACAGAGTGGAATGgggttcccaggggctggggaggtagACAGGGATCTGCGTTTGATGGGGGTGGAGTTTCCGtatgggaagatgagaaagttctggatgATGGGGATGGCTGCAAAAGAGTGTGAACTCGCTTAATGCCCCTGAAATGtgcacctaaaaatggttaagatggtaaagttTAGGTTATGAGCGCCTCACCACTATAAAGCAAGCAGAAACTTCTCAGAGACCCGAGGAGGAGTCCAACTGCAGGAGCAGAAGCCAGCTCAGGATAGGTGTGCGGGGGACTGACAGCCCGAGGCCTCGCCCCCGCGCAAGGTCCGCCCACCCTCACCCTGGCCACTCAAGCAAGCAACGCTCGCCCGCCTCCTGGGATTGCTGTGGCACTAGCCCGCGCATGCTCGCGCACACCCCGCCCCCGCGCACGCTTCGCCCGCCCGCCGCCAGGGGCTGTTTTGGGGCCCGCCCGCACcgcctccatccctctcccccacctccgcCCCCGCGCACGCTCCGCTCGCCCGCCTCCAAGGTGTTGTGGCGCGCGcccgcccgcgccgccgcc encodes the following:
- the GJC2 gene encoding gap junction gamma-2 protein isoform X2, which gives rise to MTNMSWSFLTRLLEEIHNHSTFVGKVWLTVLVVFRIVLTAVGGESIYSDEQTKFTCNTRQPGCDNVCYDAFAPLSHVRFWVFQIVVISTPSVMYLGYAVHRLARASQDERRRASRRRPGRLAPRAPLPLPPPPHPGWPEPADLGEEEPMLGLGEEDEEPGAAEGLGEDDEAEDAGAAKGAGGDPKATGVPGPAGQHDGRRRIQREGLMRVYVAQLVARAAFEVAFLVGQYLLYGFEVRPFFACSRQPCPHVVDCFVSRPTEKTVFLLVMYVVSCLCLVLNLCEMAHLGLGSAQDAVRSRRPLPTTPGPMPRQQPCALPAAPSGLACPPDYSLVVRAAERARTHDQDLANLALQALQDRRSLGDLDSPPGPGLPATARGPPRAGAPASGSGSATSGGTAGGQGRPGAKPRMGSEKGSGSSSREGKTTVWI
- the GJC2 gene encoding gap junction gamma-2 protein isoform X1, yielding MWPGAPPKPLWPPARSCVLRPGSWRLAEQNRLLFSRSGTHCTTDVPSPAPMTNMSWSFLTRLLEEIHNHSTFVGKVWLTVLVVFRIVLTAVGGESIYSDEQTKFTCNTRQPGCDNVCYDAFAPLSHVRFWVFQIVVISTPSVMYLGYAVHRLARASQDERRRASRRRPGRLAPRAPLPLPPPPHPGWPEPADLGEEEPMLGLGEEDEEPGAAEGLGEDDEAEDAGAAKGAGGDPKATGVPGPAGQHDGRRRIQREGLMRVYVAQLVARAAFEVAFLVGQYLLYGFEVRPFFACSRQPCPHVVDCFVSRPTEKTVFLLVMYVVSCLCLVLNLCEMAHLGLGSAQDAVRSRRPLPTTPGPMPRQQPCALPAAPSGLACPPDYSLVVRAAERARTHDQDLANLALQALQDRRSLGDLDSPPGPGLPATARGPPRAGAPASGSGSATSGGTAGGQGRPGAKPRMGSEKGSGSSSREGKTTVWI